The segment TAGTATTGAACCTGTGGTTTGAGACGCGGCTAAAGCTGTGGGTACAAGTGGGGGGAGTGGGGATCTTACTGGCAGCCGCTAGCTACGTGCGGCCAACAGCGTTATTGATTCCTGTCTTGTTGGTCGGGTTTCGTTGGTTGAACACCAAGGAAATTTGGCAAACCTTGGTAATGGGAGTAGCAACTAGTCTGTTAATGTTGGGGTTGATTTTGCCCTGGTCCTATCGCAATGCTCAAGTCTTTGGCGAGTTTGTGCTGATTTCTACCAATGGGGGTGCCAACCTATGGATGGGCAATAACCCTAAGTCCACTGGGGAATATATGCCATTACCTCCTGAGGTGGCTTCTATGGATGAGGCTAAGCGAAACCGTTATTTAAAAGATTTAGCCAAGGAACATATTCGACAAAGACCATTACTGTTTCTGCGGCGTACAGTGCAGCGAACGATTATTACCCACAGTCGTGAAAGTATTGGAGTGGTCTGGAATGCGGATGGTCTAACTCAACGCTATGGTACATGGGTGATGATGCCCCTCAAAGTACTGAATCAAGTGTATTGGCTGTTGATGCTGGGGTTGGGTCTAGCTGGCGGGGTGATGCTAATTCAACAGTTTGGTTGGTTTACGGGCATAACTCATCCTTTGATAGTTCTGTGGGG is part of the Cyanobacteriota bacterium genome and harbors:
- a CDS encoding glycosyltransferase family 39 protein, yielding MQYNPYWLVIGITLIVRIAWALAVPVVPVGDSIAYDTFAQNLANGIGYRWDADSPTAYWPVGTSAVYALLYALFGHNYTPIVLFHILVAVVTSWGAMRLAHQWFGQQVALTTGWLLALWPSQIQFTTVLASELIFNALIILVLNLWFETRLKLWVQVGGVGILLAAASYVRPTALLIPVLLVGFRWLNTKEIWQTLVMGVATSLLMLGLILPWSYRNAQVFGEFVLISTNGGANLWMGNNPKSTGEYMPLPPEVASMDEAKRNRYLKDLAKEHIRQRPLLFLRRTVQRTIITHSRESIGVVWNADGLTQRYGTWVMMPLKVLNQVYWLLMLGLGLAGGVMLIQQFGWFTGITHPLIVLWGYFAAIHAVIVAQDRYHFPSIPMIATLAAFAIVSLLGYRQMLKQTTPQPSQPHEVN